In Oryza sativa Japonica Group chromosome 11, ASM3414082v1, the following are encoded in one genomic region:
- the LOC4349986 gene encoding protein kinase STUNTED isoform X2 has translation MRLLVPDGARGGGGGGGGGLLPAAAASPAVGRGRRTVVVGIRRDAASRELLTWALVKVANAGDRIVALHVAAAAAAAGGGGGGGGGAVGLEERSDAAEDSLVSVLAVYDGFCNLKQINLELKVCGGSSIRKTLVKEAASYGAAHLILGVAKNSLSFSRSSSISVAKYCAKRVPTGCSVLAVNNGKILFHKDAVQQEPYHSASTMTETPRRSYRKLLTSVIGEKLRDECEQDNRSIFRAVTMPPSSPAPTREVSLALVPMKVHRRESPEVATGWSFLRKKFLPDRKPASHDRSKMSVVQWAMRLPSRYSSASPVCSEYRTTTPDGITSASRILRDRVAVPSRSNSGKSSVVIEELDNSSDKEIPEELIALREKFPSVYSTFSHSELAKITSDFSPECIVGQGGTSQVYKGCLENGKELAVKILKYSDEVLKEFVSEIEIVSSLSHKNIISLAGFCFKDTDLLLVYEYLRRGSLEEILHGEKGCDNLFGWTERFNVALGVAHALDYLHGSGNNRPVIHRDVKSSNILISQDFEPKLSDFGLALWDTDATSQITCNDVAGTFGYLAPEYFMHGKVNDKIDVYAFGVVLLELISGKKPLCTGCPKGQESLVMWANSIIQGGKLTQLVDPNLPTEDHANKVERMTLAASLCIRPTPQRRPHIAVVLKLLNGDNGILKWARSEVGLSYESDGDEPVVTLPENNRNIQSYINLAFDVDDDSASVSSNDFIAANTSLEEYLRGRWSRSSSFD, from the exons ATGCGGCTGCTTGTTcccgacggcgcgcgcggcggcggcggcggaggaggaggagggttgctcccggcggcggcggcgtcgccggcggtggggagggggaggaggacggtggtggtggggatCAGGAGGGACGCGGCGAGCCGCGAGCTGCTGACGTGGGCGCTCGTCAAGGTCGCCAATGCCGGGGACCGCATCGTCGCcctccacgtcgccgccgccgccgccgccg caggaggaggaggaggaggaggaggaggagcggtgggATTGGAGGAGAGGAGCGACGCGGCGGAGGACTCGCTGgtgtcggtgctcgccgtgtaCGACGGCTTCTGCAACCTCAAGCAG ATTAATTTGGAGCTCAAGGTCTGTGGAGGATCATCTATCCGGAAAACTCTGGTGAAAGAAGCGGCTTCCTACGGCGCTGCGCATCTCATCCTTGGTGTTGCGAAGAATTCTCTATCTTTTAG TAGATCCTCCTCCATTTCTGTTGCCAAGTACTGTGCAAAGAGGGTTCCTACTGGATGCTCGGTTCTTGCAGTGAACAACGGCAAGATTCTTTTTCATAAAGATGCAGTACAGCAAGAACCATACCATAGTGCTAGCACAA TGACAGAGACACCAAGGAGGAGTTACCGGAAGCTCCTGACTTCTGTGATTGGGGAGAAACTTCGGGATGAGTGTGAACAAGATAACAGGTCCATTTTCCGGGCTGTCACCATGCCACCAAGCTCTCCGGCACCAACGAGAGAAGTTTCATTGGCATTAGTCCCAATGAAGGTTCACCGTCGTGAATCACCAGAAGTGGCAACTGGCTGGTCCTTCCTTAGGAAGAAGTTCCTGCCTGACAGAAAACCTGCCTCGCATGACAGATCGAAGATGTCCGTGGTGCAGTGGGCAATGCGGCTACCTAGTAGGTATTCGTCAGCTTCACCAGTCTGTTCAGAGTACAGAACCACAACACCAGATGGCATCACAAGTGCTAGTCGTATTTTGCGTGACCGGGTGGCTGTCCCTTCGAGAAGCAATTCAGGAAAGTCTTCTGTGGTGATCGAGGAATTGGATAATTCCTCGGATAAAGAAATTCCAGAGGAGTTGATTGCACTCAGAGAAAAATTCCCTTCCGTTTATTCTACCTTCAGTCACAGCGAGCTTGCAAAGATCACTTCTGATTTCTCACCTG AGTGTATAGTTGGACAAGGTGGCACTAGCCAAGTTTACAAAGGTTGCTTAGAAAATGGCAAGGAATTGGCAGTAAAGATCTTGAAGTATTCCGATGAAGTGCTGAAGGAGTTCGTCTCAGAGATTGAGATTGTCAGCTCCCTCAGCCACAAGAACATTATATCGCTTGCCGGTTTCTGCTTCAAGGACACTGACCTTCTGTTGGTGTACGAGTACTTGCGAAGAGGCAGTCTGGAAGAGATACTGCATG GTGAGAAAGGATGTGACAACTTATTCGGATGGACCGAGAGGTTCAATGTGGCCCTTGGAGTTGCTCATGCACTAGATTATCTCCATGGTAGTGGCAACAATCGTCCAGTGATCCATAGGGATGTCAAGTCATCAAACATCCTCATCTCACAGGATTTTGAGCCAAAG TTATCAGATTTTGGCCTCGCGCTCTGGGACACTGATGCAACATCGCAGATCACATGCAACGATGTTGCTGGAACTTTCGG ATACTTGGCTCCAGAATATTTCATGCATGGCAAGGTGAATGACAAAATTGATGTATACGCTTTTGGTGTCGTCCTTCTTGAACTCATTTCAGGCAAGAAACCGCTTTGCACTGGTTGTCCGAAAGGTCAGGAGAGCCTAGTGATGTGG GCAAACTCCATCATACAGGGAGGAAAACTCACACAACTTGTGGATCCTAACTTGCCTACAGAGGACCATGCCAACAAAGTGGAGAGGATGACCCTTGCTGCTTCCCTCTGCATCAGACCAACACCTCAACGCCGTCCTCACATTGCAGTT GTTCTGAAGCTACTTAACGGCGACAATGGTATTCTGAAGTGGGCTAGATCAGAAGTAGGATTGTCATACGAGAGCGATGGTGATGAACCTGTGGTTACACTGCCAGAGAATAACCGCAACATCCAGTCCTACATCAATCTTGCATTCGATGTCGATGACGATTCTGCCTCTGTCAGCAGCAACGATTTCATCGCTGCGAACACTTCCCTGGAAGAGTATTTACGAGGAAGATGGAGCCGATCGTCGAGCTTTGATTGA
- the LOC4349986 gene encoding protein kinase STUNTED isoform X1 yields the protein MRLLVPDGARGGGGGGGGGLLPAAAASPAVGRGRRTVVVGIRRDAASRELLTWALVKVANAGDRIVALHVAAAAAAAAGGGGGGGGGAVGLEERSDAAEDSLVSVLAVYDGFCNLKQINLELKVCGGSSIRKTLVKEAASYGAAHLILGVAKNSLSFSRSSSISVAKYCAKRVPTGCSVLAVNNGKILFHKDAVQQEPYHSASTMTETPRRSYRKLLTSVIGEKLRDECEQDNRSIFRAVTMPPSSPAPTREVSLALVPMKVHRRESPEVATGWSFLRKKFLPDRKPASHDRSKMSVVQWAMRLPSRYSSASPVCSEYRTTTPDGITSASRILRDRVAVPSRSNSGKSSVVIEELDNSSDKEIPEELIALREKFPSVYSTFSHSELAKITSDFSPECIVGQGGTSQVYKGCLENGKELAVKILKYSDEVLKEFVSEIEIVSSLSHKNIISLAGFCFKDTDLLLVYEYLRRGSLEEILHGEKGCDNLFGWTERFNVALGVAHALDYLHGSGNNRPVIHRDVKSSNILISQDFEPKLSDFGLALWDTDATSQITCNDVAGTFGYLAPEYFMHGKVNDKIDVYAFGVVLLELISGKKPLCTGCPKGQESLVMWANSIIQGGKLTQLVDPNLPTEDHANKVERMTLAASLCIRPTPQRRPHIAVVLKLLNGDNGILKWARSEVGLSYESDGDEPVVTLPENNRNIQSYINLAFDVDDDSASVSSNDFIAANTSLEEYLRGRWSRSSSFD from the exons ATGCGGCTGCTTGTTcccgacggcgcgcgcggcggcggcggcggaggaggaggagggttgctcccggcggcggcggcgtcgccggcggtggggagggggaggaggacggtggtggtggggatCAGGAGGGACGCGGCGAGCCGCGAGCTGCTGACGTGGGCGCTCGTCAAGGTCGCCAATGCCGGGGACCGCATCGTCGCcctccacgtcgccgccgccgccgccgccg cagcaggaggaggaggaggaggaggaggaggagcggtgggATTGGAGGAGAGGAGCGACGCGGCGGAGGACTCGCTGgtgtcggtgctcgccgtgtaCGACGGCTTCTGCAACCTCAAGCAG ATTAATTTGGAGCTCAAGGTCTGTGGAGGATCATCTATCCGGAAAACTCTGGTGAAAGAAGCGGCTTCCTACGGCGCTGCGCATCTCATCCTTGGTGTTGCGAAGAATTCTCTATCTTTTAG TAGATCCTCCTCCATTTCTGTTGCCAAGTACTGTGCAAAGAGGGTTCCTACTGGATGCTCGGTTCTTGCAGTGAACAACGGCAAGATTCTTTTTCATAAAGATGCAGTACAGCAAGAACCATACCATAGTGCTAGCACAA TGACAGAGACACCAAGGAGGAGTTACCGGAAGCTCCTGACTTCTGTGATTGGGGAGAAACTTCGGGATGAGTGTGAACAAGATAACAGGTCCATTTTCCGGGCTGTCACCATGCCACCAAGCTCTCCGGCACCAACGAGAGAAGTTTCATTGGCATTAGTCCCAATGAAGGTTCACCGTCGTGAATCACCAGAAGTGGCAACTGGCTGGTCCTTCCTTAGGAAGAAGTTCCTGCCTGACAGAAAACCTGCCTCGCATGACAGATCGAAGATGTCCGTGGTGCAGTGGGCAATGCGGCTACCTAGTAGGTATTCGTCAGCTTCACCAGTCTGTTCAGAGTACAGAACCACAACACCAGATGGCATCACAAGTGCTAGTCGTATTTTGCGTGACCGGGTGGCTGTCCCTTCGAGAAGCAATTCAGGAAAGTCTTCTGTGGTGATCGAGGAATTGGATAATTCCTCGGATAAAGAAATTCCAGAGGAGTTGATTGCACTCAGAGAAAAATTCCCTTCCGTTTATTCTACCTTCAGTCACAGCGAGCTTGCAAAGATCACTTCTGATTTCTCACCTG AGTGTATAGTTGGACAAGGTGGCACTAGCCAAGTTTACAAAGGTTGCTTAGAAAATGGCAAGGAATTGGCAGTAAAGATCTTGAAGTATTCCGATGAAGTGCTGAAGGAGTTCGTCTCAGAGATTGAGATTGTCAGCTCCCTCAGCCACAAGAACATTATATCGCTTGCCGGTTTCTGCTTCAAGGACACTGACCTTCTGTTGGTGTACGAGTACTTGCGAAGAGGCAGTCTGGAAGAGATACTGCATG GTGAGAAAGGATGTGACAACTTATTCGGATGGACCGAGAGGTTCAATGTGGCCCTTGGAGTTGCTCATGCACTAGATTATCTCCATGGTAGTGGCAACAATCGTCCAGTGATCCATAGGGATGTCAAGTCATCAAACATCCTCATCTCACAGGATTTTGAGCCAAAG TTATCAGATTTTGGCCTCGCGCTCTGGGACACTGATGCAACATCGCAGATCACATGCAACGATGTTGCTGGAACTTTCGG ATACTTGGCTCCAGAATATTTCATGCATGGCAAGGTGAATGACAAAATTGATGTATACGCTTTTGGTGTCGTCCTTCTTGAACTCATTTCAGGCAAGAAACCGCTTTGCACTGGTTGTCCGAAAGGTCAGGAGAGCCTAGTGATGTGG GCAAACTCCATCATACAGGGAGGAAAACTCACACAACTTGTGGATCCTAACTTGCCTACAGAGGACCATGCCAACAAAGTGGAGAGGATGACCCTTGCTGCTTCCCTCTGCATCAGACCAACACCTCAACGCCGTCCTCACATTGCAGTT GTTCTGAAGCTACTTAACGGCGACAATGGTATTCTGAAGTGGGCTAGATCAGAAGTAGGATTGTCATACGAGAGCGATGGTGATGAACCTGTGGTTACACTGCCAGAGAATAACCGCAACATCCAGTCCTACATCAATCTTGCATTCGATGTCGATGACGATTCTGCCTCTGTCAGCAGCAACGATTTCATCGCTGCGAACACTTCCCTGGAAGAGTATTTACGAGGAAGATGGAGCCGATCGTCGAGCTTTGATTGA